A stretch of DNA from Vibrio gallaecicus:
AGTAATGATGTCTAATATTTAAAGTAGAATAGGGAGTGTTTTGTCACTCCCTTTTTTATTCGTTAATTGCTTGCCAGTGAGGTGGCGGTGTTAATCCCCATCTTTCTATTTCTTCTTTGCTGTAAATAGCTTTACCCTGTTTCCCAATCCGGATTGGTATCTGGTCAGTGTTCTTCCCCGAAAGGATTTGATTGAGAATCTTCCCTGTTTCCATTCCTTGGCTTTGCCCAAATAGAACAACTCCCCCTAGAGCTTTACCTTTTCCAATGGAAAAATCCCAAAACCCGAATAAAGGCACTGGTGTATGTTGATGCGTCCATGCCATTAGCTCGTCTGCGTTAACATGGTGTCCTTTCTTATCAATTAAGGTGTGATATAACCCCATCACAATCGCAGCGTATCCTTTTTCTTTGCTTTCGCTGACGAGGTGTCTCCAACTACTTAAGGTTGTCACGTTTTCGATATCGACAGTGACAGATAGCGAGTTTCTAATCGATTGATACTGCTTTGAAATATATTTTTCTGCAATTTTTGAAGTTGTACCTGAGTCGAATAAGACCAATATTTTCGAGTTCTTATTGTTAATTACATCGCCAATCTCATTGATGCTTTTTATCAATAATGGCTGTTCTAATATCCCTGTTATTTGCGCTTGCCCTTGATAACGAGCAAGGAGTTTTCTCGGGTTAGAATTGATACCCAAAAAGACGATGCTAATAGGCTCGTTATAAAGCTTTGGTAACATAAACTTCAGTGCGTTATCGTCGCCCAATACCACGACATCAGGCTTGAGTTCTTGATAGTGTAAAAAGGCTTTGTGGGCCATTTCTGAAAATTGGTGTTGTGGTAAACGCTTGGTGTCCATTTGGAAGGTCGTTACAGAATGCTCTTCATCTAATGTGTTCCGTATACCTTTTACGTAGTCTTTATCCCATGGATATTCAGAGTGATAACTTTCAATGATCAGCACATCTTCAGCGGAAACTGAAGGTGCAAGTAAAGTAAATAGAAACACCAAGAACAACTTCATCCCTGCTCTCCTTCAATAATCCATCTATTTAGTATAGCTAAGCTATTCGCTTCTATACTGAAAAGTATGCCACCAAGTGGGCATTGGAGTGCAAGGTTATGAGTCGTACTAAAAAATTTGAAGATAGTGATAGCAACCCCATTTATAGCCGTATAGGTCGCCGCATAATTCTGATTATGGTGCTTCTCAGTGGCGTAGTGACGTTACTTGGTACCACTATTCAGCTGTATTGGGATTACAACCGAGAATTTAACAGTGTTGAACAAAGACAGCAGGAAATTAAATCTGTTCACGCTGAATTACTCGGGGCCTCCTTGTGGAGTTATGATTTAGTTCTGCTTCAGCAAAAATTAGAAGGGCTAGTCAACCTCCCTAAGGTTAATTATTTGGAAATTCGTTCTGGCAGTTACACCTTTACTGCGGGAAAGAAAGTGACTAAGTACCCGATTCATGCTGAGTTTGTATTGCAATACCAGCCTCAGGTTGATGCTCCAATAGAAGCTCTTGGCAGTTTGTATATGGAATCCAATGGAGAGGAAATCTACAGTTATTTACTTCGCCAGTTCTTGGTTACTTTAGTGATTAACGCTATCAAAACGACAATTGTTTGTTACCTGATCCTCATGGTTTTCCATAAAAATGTAAATCGACGTATTTTTGCTGTGGCAACCTATCTACGTAAGTTCAACCCAAGGCACCCAAGTGACCCATTAAAGCTGGCTTATCATCCATGGGTAATGGAACAGGATGATGAGTTGAATTGGTTGGCAGACGAAACCAATAAAATTACGGGTAATATTCGAACCCTCTACAATAATATTCGATTCGAACAAGAACGATTTGTCGATTTTGCCAATGTGTCTTCAGATTGGCTTTGGGAGACTGATGAAATTGGCAGGTTAGTGTTTGTATCTGAAGCTATGCAGAAAGCTCTGAATATTGATATTCATCAGCATCCTTTTATTAATGATGTCGGTGGAATACATGATGCCTACAGCTTGATCTACCACCTAAGTAAGCAAGAAGACTTTTCAATGTGCGAAGTGAATCTAGAAATTGATGGGCAGCATTTTTATATGATTTTTCAAGGGATGAGCGTTCTTAAAAAGAATAAATTCAAAGGGTACCGAGGCAGTTCTATTGATGTAACAGCATTAAAAGATGCACAGTTTAGGCTTGAAGATTTAAATCAAAACCTAGAAATTAAAGTGGCAGAACGTACGTGTGACCTTGAGCGAAGTATGCAGTGTTTAGAAGAGACCCAAGAGCAACTTGTTGAGTCAGAAAAGCTGGCGGCATTAGGTGGATTAGTTGCGGGTGTCGCTCATGAAGTTAATACACCGCTTGGTATTGCTGTCACGGCTTCTTCTCTGATTAAAGAGTCGTGTAATGAATTGAACAATGCGTTTACTTCACAAACATTAACGAGCCAGCAATTTGAACAAATCATGCAGCAGATGAACCAAGCAAGCGTTTTACTAGAGGATAACTTAAATCGTGGCGCTAAATTGATCAGAGATTTCAAGCAAACTGCAGTGGACCAAGTATCAGAAAGTCGCAGTCAATTTAACGTAAAACAAAGCTTAGATGCGCTCATTGCCAGTATTCATCCTGAAACGAGAAAAGTACCAGTAACTCCATGCTTAGACGGCGATCCCAGTATCACAATGAACAGTTTACCTGGCGTATTAACGCAAGTGGTATCTAACCTCATTTTGAACAGCGTGAATCATGCTTTCTCTGAGAAGCAAGATGCGGAGATAATACTGAACTTTCATGTAGAGGGTGATTACATTATTTTTATTTATAGAGATAACGGCTGTGGCGTAGACAGAACCTTACATCAGAAAATTTTTGAACCCTTTTTCACCAGTAAAAGAGGACAAGGTGGTTCTGGGCTTGGTTTGAACTTGGTTTTTAATTTGATTCATCAGAAACTTGCTGGGCAACTCAGCTTTGAATCTGAATTAGGGAGTGGAGTGACTTTTACTTTTTCATTACCTAGAAATTTACCGATGAACGATGAAAAATCAAATGAGCCCTAAACCCTAAACCATGAATTATGAACATCGATGATGGATACTGAAAGTCTAATCTGGGTGTGATTCTCGAATCTCAATAAATTCATTCCAATGTTCAACAAGTAGATCGACAAGTTTGGGTTCAAAGTGCTTACCTCTTTGAGCGAAGACTTCATTTTTAATGTCATCATCTGACCATGCTTTTTTGTAACTGCGAATTGACCCTAGCGCATCAAATACATCTGCTAACGCAGTAATTCGACCACTAATAGGAATATCAAATTGGCTTAGTTGGGTAGGGTAGCCATTACCGTCCCATTTTTCATGGTGGTTTTGAGCGATCTCTTTAGCGACAGAAATGAGTTTTCGTTTTGATTTACTGAGAATGTCGACACCATATTCAACATGCTTTTGCATGGTTGCCCATTCCTCAGCATCTAGTTTTCCTGGTTTATGCAAAATGCTATCAGGTATGGCGACCTTTCCCACATCATGCAAAGGTGAGGCATGCTTTATCATCTGAACTTCTT
This window harbors:
- a CDS encoding ABC transporter substrate-binding protein, translated to MKLFLVFLFTLLAPSVSAEDVLIIESYHSEYPWDKDYVKGIRNTLDEEHSVTTFQMDTKRLPQHQFSEMAHKAFLHYQELKPDVVVLGDDNALKFMLPKLYNEPISIVFLGINSNPRKLLARYQGQAQITGILEQPLLIKSINEIGDVINNKNSKILVLFDSGTTSKIAEKYISKQYQSIRNSLSVTVDIENVTTLSSWRHLVSESKEKGYAAIVMGLYHTLIDKKGHHVNADELMAWTHQHTPVPLFGFWDFSIGKGKALGGVVLFGQSQGMETGKILNQILSGKNTDQIPIRIGKQGKAIYSKEEIERWGLTPPPHWQAINE
- a CDS encoding PAS domain-containing sensor histidine kinase, translating into MSRTKKFEDSDSNPIYSRIGRRIILIMVLLSGVVTLLGTTIQLYWDYNREFNSVEQRQQEIKSVHAELLGASLWSYDLVLLQQKLEGLVNLPKVNYLEIRSGSYTFTAGKKVTKYPIHAEFVLQYQPQVDAPIEALGSLYMESNGEEIYSYLLRQFLVTLVINAIKTTIVCYLILMVFHKNVNRRIFAVATYLRKFNPRHPSDPLKLAYHPWVMEQDDELNWLADETNKITGNIRTLYNNIRFEQERFVDFANVSSDWLWETDEIGRLVFVSEAMQKALNIDIHQHPFINDVGGIHDAYSLIYHLSKQEDFSMCEVNLEIDGQHFYMIFQGMSVLKKNKFKGYRGSSIDVTALKDAQFRLEDLNQNLEIKVAERTCDLERSMQCLEETQEQLVESEKLAALGGLVAGVAHEVNTPLGIAVTASSLIKESCNELNNAFTSQTLTSQQFEQIMQQMNQASVLLEDNLNRGAKLIRDFKQTAVDQVSESRSQFNVKQSLDALIASIHPETRKVPVTPCLDGDPSITMNSLPGVLTQVVSNLILNSVNHAFSEKQDAEIILNFHVEGDYIIFIYRDNGCGVDRTLHQKIFEPFFTSKRGQGGSGLGLNLVFNLIHQKLAGQLSFESELGSGVTFTFSLPRNLPMNDEKSNEP